A part of Aurantimicrobium sp. MWH-Uga1 genomic DNA contains:
- a CDS encoding InlB B-repeat-containing protein encodes MKKLGTLLGRMPLNRLFTRGVAISLIAGFGFFLPGNLTAAYAAALPLPAATNLYYVNYTAGATPLNQITGVSAGTLTTSSVCTGTCSGALDQSSGGFYNSSDNSIYTATSAGGIRFTLQKFALSGSNAGVPITVGTSGAQDIFGMAKGPQGVFGLGNGLYPVDISNGSLGTGIPLTGDAPANQTWNGFAYNPVDGLYYMMNRADSKLYRINVTTGATSQVGTSAITGVSGSYSLQIDSTGTFWVLDPSSKLSTFTVSGNVISAATQQGTLAAFATVAMVMAPLTYTVTYQHGTGATGADLVQTIAQGSALTLPSPIACPLSATDPCFTAPSGQRQNGWEVTSGTLSSGSSFPSTGQSVTPTSNVVLKARWTGGPVQYSTTSFLTTPNPMASIAFPNTAVGSSSQITIYAYNSGSASTSISNETVGGTGVSRQGGSCNASGGTIAAGSECTVILQWNPSAAGALLNGSYSMQVSGSYFDAVTLTGTAATPYTVTFNPGGGTGTMGNQTAAGPNNLNANSFTKAGYTFRYWSTFSDGSGTTYLNQGQYPFSGNATLFAQWLADSHVVTYNTQGGSAVSNGTFLTGATMALPAAPTKSGYTFDGWFTSATGGTALTSPYTPGVITDITLYAQWSVDTSANGSSSSTSGLPHTGSNGESLIGFASLLFLGGITLLAIAIIRRRSV; translated from the coding sequence ATGAAGAAATTAGGGACCTTGTTAGGCCGAATGCCTCTAAATCGACTCTTTACAAGGGGAGTTGCTATTTCTTTGATTGCTGGGTTTGGTTTTTTCCTCCCGGGTAACCTCACCGCAGCATATGCGGCAGCACTTCCACTCCCCGCGGCAACCAATCTTTATTACGTAAACTACACAGCAGGAGCTACACCGCTAAACCAAATAACTGGAGTTAGCGCTGGCACACTAACAACATCTTCAGTTTGTACAGGAACTTGTAGTGGTGCCCTTGATCAATCATCTGGTGGTTTCTATAACTCGAGCGATAATTCCATTTACACTGCTACTAGTGCAGGTGGGATTCGTTTCACCTTGCAAAAGTTTGCACTCTCAGGTTCGAACGCTGGCGTTCCAATAACTGTTGGAACTTCAGGCGCTCAAGATATCTTCGGCATGGCCAAAGGGCCTCAAGGGGTTTTTGGTCTTGGAAATGGTCTTTACCCTGTTGATATTTCTAATGGAAGCCTTGGCACCGGGATTCCACTTACAGGAGATGCTCCTGCGAACCAAACCTGGAATGGTTTTGCTTACAACCCTGTAGATGGGTTGTACTACATGATGAATCGAGCCGATAGCAAGCTCTATCGCATCAATGTAACGACAGGTGCCACTAGTCAGGTAGGAACAAGTGCCATCACAGGTGTCTCTGGAAGTTACTCATTACAAATTGACAGCACTGGAACATTTTGGGTCTTGGATCCTTCATCAAAATTATCGACTTTCACTGTCTCAGGAAATGTAATTTCAGCAGCAACCCAACAAGGAACGCTGGCAGCTTTCGCAACTGTTGCAATGGTTATGGCGCCACTTACCTACACCGTCACTTATCAACATGGAACAGGTGCAACCGGAGCAGATCTTGTTCAAACAATCGCCCAGGGAAGTGCGCTCACACTTCCTAGCCCTATCGCTTGTCCGCTCAGCGCCACAGATCCTTGTTTCACAGCACCATCTGGACAGCGACAAAACGGATGGGAAGTAACTTCAGGAACCCTCTCAAGTGGGTCAAGTTTCCCTTCGACAGGGCAAAGCGTCACTCCTACCTCAAATGTTGTCCTTAAAGCTCGTTGGACCGGTGGACCAGTTCAATACTCAACAACTTCGTTCCTGACGACTCCAAACCCTATGGCCAGTATTGCGTTTCCCAACACCGCAGTAGGTTCAAGCAGTCAGATCACTATCTACGCCTACAACAGCGGTTCAGCATCCACCTCAATTTCTAACGAAACAGTTGGAGGTACTGGCGTATCGCGTCAGGGCGGATCATGTAATGCCAGTGGTGGAACGATTGCTGCCGGTTCAGAGTGCACCGTGATCCTGCAATGGAACCCTTCTGCAGCAGGAGCGCTGCTCAACGGTTCCTATTCCATGCAGGTTTCTGGCAGCTACTTCGATGCCGTTACCCTGACCGGAACTGCAGCTACGCCCTACACCGTAACCTTCAACCCTGGTGGGGGAACAGGCACGATGGGGAACCAGACTGCAGCTGGGCCCAACAACTTGAACGCTAATTCCTTCACAAAGGCTGGGTATACCTTCCGCTACTGGAGCACCTTTTCAGATGGTTCGGGCACGACCTACCTCAACCAGGGTCAGTATCCCTTCAGCGGCAATGCAACACTCTTTGCTCAGTGGTTGGCAGATTCACACGTTGTGACCTACAACACCCAGGGGGGTTCAGCAGTCTCCAACGGGACATTCCTCACCGGCGCGACTATGGCATTACCAGCGGCGCCGACTAAGAGCGGTTACACATTTGATGGGTGGTTTACTTCCGCAACTGGTGGAACAGCTCTCACATCCCCCTACACCCCAGGTGTCATTACTGACATCACGTTGTATGCGCAGTGGAGTGTTGATACTTCAGCTAATGGTTCAAGTAGTTCAACCTCAGGCCTACCTCACACCGGTAGCAACGGCGAGAGTTTGATCGGCTTTGCAAGCCTTCTCTTCTTGGGCGGAATCACTCTGCTGGCAATTGCAATCATCAGACGACGAAGCGTCTAA
- a CDS encoding TetR/AcrR family transcriptional regulator — translation MPSPASGLKTRQSLIDAAKGFLGQGNRDVSIQEIAKAANVSVGSVYTYFKDKNELFDAAAADALMDNVPQLEKILSGIDDSALGFLATGIWACRRPSFSPELARIILTVGPLGFARFDDYFQGPIQAIQQSVDRGLCHCEDIEAFVLAASGAYQNILAHVYAGTASEDLAERVYWQFAKELGYSREQYQEVIDYVASLPA, via the coding sequence ATGCCATCACCCGCTAGCGGACTCAAGACGCGTCAATCTTTGATTGACGCGGCAAAGGGGTTCCTGGGGCAAGGTAATAGAGACGTTTCTATTCAAGAAATAGCCAAAGCAGCAAATGTCTCCGTCGGTTCGGTCTACACCTACTTCAAAGACAAAAACGAACTTTTTGACGCTGCAGCTGCCGATGCTCTGATGGATAACGTTCCACAGCTGGAGAAAATACTCAGTGGAATCGACGACTCAGCTCTAGGCTTTTTGGCAACGGGAATATGGGCATGCAGAAGACCAAGTTTTTCACCTGAACTTGCTCGAATTATCTTGACGGTGGGACCATTGGGCTTTGCCCGGTTTGATGATTATTTCCAGGGGCCAATACAAGCTATTCAGCAAAGTGTTGATCGTGGTTTGTGTCACTGCGAAGATATCGAAGCATTTGTTTTAGCTGCCTCGGGGGCTTACCAAAACATACTTGCTCACGTATACGCGGGAACAGCAAGCGAAGATCTAGCTGAACGGGTCTATTGGCAATTTGCTAAAGAACTGGGATATTCCCGTGAGCAATACCAAGAGGTAATTGATTACGTTGCCTCCTTGCCTGCCTGA
- the gatC gene encoding Asp-tRNA(Asn)/Glu-tRNA(Gln) amidotransferase subunit GatC, whose amino-acid sequence MSDISAEQVRHLANLARIDLSDAEIATMTTELGQIMEAVASVQAVATPDVPATSHPIPLKNVYRPDVVADVIPTEKALASAPEHDGSRFKVSAILGEEQ is encoded by the coding sequence ATGTCTGACATTTCTGCCGAGCAAGTGCGCCACCTGGCAAACTTGGCTCGTATTGACCTATCCGACGCGGAAATCGCGACGATGACCACTGAGTTGGGCCAGATCATGGAAGCTGTGGCTTCCGTGCAGGCCGTTGCCACGCCTGATGTGCCTGCAACCAGCCACCCTATTCCGCTGAAGAACGTTTACCGTCCCGATGTCGTTGCTGATGTGATTCCTACCGAGAAGGCTTTGGCTTCTGCTCCTGAGCACGATGGTTCTCGTTTCAAGGTTTCGGCCATCTTGGGGGAGGAGCAGTAA
- the gatA gene encoding Asp-tRNA(Asn)/Glu-tRNA(Gln) amidotransferase subunit GatA — translation MSDLIHKTAAELAEMLAADTTTSVEITQAHLDRIAEVDGDLNAFLHVNAEVSLEAAKASDARRAAGAPLSPLDGVPIAIKDVLVTTDMPSTSGSKILEGWMSPYDATVVTKVREAGLVPLGKTNMDEFAMGSSTEHSAYGPTRNPWDLERIPGGSGGGSAAAVAAYEAPLALGSDTGGSIRQPAHITGTVGVKPTYGGVSRYGAIALASSLDQIGPVTRTVMDSALLHDVIKGHDVHDSTSLKDEWPSFVEAVKNANVAGLKIGVIEQLDGEGFQPGVLARFHDALELLKEHGAEIVPVSLPSLEYAVAAYYLILPAEASSNLAKFDSVRFGLRVTPEGGGTVEQVMSATREAGFGAEVKRRIILGTYALSAGYYDAYYGSAQKVRTLVQRDFAEAFSKVDVLASPTAPTTAWKLGEQLDDPVAMWRGDVATIPANMAGIPGISIPAGLADEDGLPVGIQFLAPAREDARLYNVGAALEALLEQKWGHTLISQAPELKGGAR, via the coding sequence ATGTCTGACCTCATTCACAAAACTGCTGCTGAGCTAGCAGAAATGCTCGCTGCTGACACCACCACATCTGTTGAAATCACTCAGGCGCACCTCGACCGCATTGCTGAAGTTGATGGAGATCTCAATGCTTTCTTGCACGTTAACGCTGAGGTGTCGTTAGAAGCAGCGAAAGCTTCTGATGCGCGTCGTGCTGCAGGGGCACCACTAAGTCCTCTCGACGGTGTTCCTATAGCCATCAAGGATGTTCTGGTTACAACCGACATGCCATCCACTTCGGGTTCCAAGATTCTCGAAGGCTGGATGTCTCCCTATGACGCCACCGTGGTGACCAAGGTCCGTGAAGCAGGACTTGTTCCTCTTGGAAAGACCAATATGGACGAATTCGCTATGGGTTCCTCTACCGAGCACTCTGCCTATGGTCCTACACGTAATCCTTGGGATCTGGAGCGCATTCCTGGTGGTTCCGGTGGTGGATCTGCTGCAGCTGTTGCTGCCTATGAAGCCCCACTTGCCTTAGGTTCAGACACGGGCGGTTCCATTCGCCAGCCAGCACACATCACGGGAACGGTTGGTGTGAAACCAACCTATGGCGGTGTGTCTCGTTACGGCGCTATTGCTTTAGCATCCAGCCTGGATCAAATTGGCCCCGTTACCCGCACAGTAATGGACTCTGCTCTGTTACACGATGTGATTAAGGGTCATGACGTCCATGACAGCACCTCATTGAAAGACGAGTGGCCTTCATTTGTTGAGGCAGTCAAGAATGCCAACGTTGCCGGCCTCAAGATTGGTGTCATTGAACAGCTCGATGGTGAGGGATTCCAGCCTGGTGTTCTTGCTCGTTTCCACGATGCACTCGAACTTCTCAAAGAACATGGCGCAGAAATTGTTCCTGTTTCCTTGCCCAGCCTGGAATATGCGGTTGCTGCGTATTACTTGATCCTCCCTGCAGAAGCATCGAGTAACTTGGCCAAGTTTGACTCCGTTCGTTTTGGTCTGCGTGTGACCCCAGAAGGCGGTGGAACCGTGGAGCAGGTGATGTCTGCAACCCGTGAAGCAGGTTTCGGTGCTGAAGTAAAGCGACGCATCATTTTGGGCACCTACGCACTGTCTGCTGGGTACTACGACGCCTACTACGGCTCTGCCCAGAAGGTGCGCACACTCGTTCAGCGTGACTTTGCTGAGGCCTTCAGCAAGGTTGATGTTTTAGCTTCTCCCACGGCACCCACCACTGCATGGAAGCTCGGCGAACAGCTCGATGACCCTGTCGCTATGTGGCGCGGAGATGTGGCTACCATTCCTGCCAACATGGCTGGTATTCCTGGCATCAGTATTCCTGCTGGACTCGCGGACGAGGACGGATTGCCTGTCGGCATCCAGTTCCTCGCACCTGCTCGTGAAGATGCACGCTTGTATAACGTCGGCGCTGCACTCGAAGCTTTGCTGGAGCAGAAGTGGGGACACACACTGATCAGCCAAGCACCAGAACTCAAGGGAGGAGCGCGCTAA
- the gatB gene encoding Asp-tRNA(Asn)/Glu-tRNA(Gln) amidotransferase subunit GatB: MAKAKLMDYDKALELFEPVLGFEVHVELSTKTKMFSAAPNNFGSEPNTNITPTCLGLPGSLPVVNEEAVRYSISLGLALGCEIAESSSFARKNYFYPDLAKNYQISQYDEPIALNGNVEVELPNGRIINVDIERAHMEEDAGKLTHVGGSTGRIQGAEYSLVDYNRAGVPLVEIVTRMIEGAEHDAPELAKAYVATIRDIVIALGISDAKMERGNLRCDANVSLRPRGSDKLGTRTETKNVNSLRSVERAVRYEIQRQAQILADGGTIIQETRHWHEDTGATSAGRPKSDADDYRYFPEPDLLPVVPDPALIEELRAALPEKPAERRRRLKAEWGFTDLEFQDVVNSGLLNEVSETVAAGATAQAARKWWTGEIARLSNAAGEEGIDITPAQVAELQQLVDEGTLNDRLARQVLEAVAAGEGSPRDIVEAKGLAVVSDDGALIAAIDEALSAQPDVLEKIKDGKVQAAGAVIGAVMKAMQGKADAARVRELVLERAEAL, encoded by the coding sequence ATGGCTAAAGCAAAGCTCATGGATTATGACAAGGCGCTTGAACTGTTTGAACCCGTCCTCGGTTTTGAAGTTCACGTTGAACTCTCAACCAAGACCAAGATGTTCTCGGCAGCTCCCAACAACTTCGGGAGCGAACCCAACACCAACATCACCCCCACCTGTTTAGGTTTGCCCGGCTCCTTGCCCGTCGTGAATGAAGAAGCAGTTCGCTACTCCATCAGCTTGGGGCTCGCCCTTGGCTGTGAGATTGCGGAATCTTCGTCCTTTGCTCGAAAGAACTACTTTTATCCCGACCTGGCGAAGAATTACCAGATTTCCCAATACGACGAACCCATTGCCTTGAATGGAAATGTGGAAGTTGAACTGCCTAACGGTCGCATCATCAACGTCGATATTGAACGTGCTCACATGGAAGAGGACGCTGGCAAGCTCACCCACGTTGGTGGCTCCACAGGTCGTATTCAAGGCGCTGAATATTCTTTAGTTGACTACAACCGTGCTGGTGTTCCTCTAGTGGAGATTGTGACCCGCATGATTGAGGGCGCCGAGCATGACGCTCCAGAACTAGCCAAGGCCTACGTGGCAACTATTCGTGACATCGTGATTGCCCTGGGTATTTCTGACGCCAAGATGGAACGTGGAAACTTGCGCTGTGATGCCAACGTGTCGCTGCGTCCCCGTGGCTCTGACAAGCTGGGCACGCGCACCGAAACCAAGAACGTGAACTCACTGCGTTCTGTCGAGCGTGCAGTACGGTACGAGATACAGCGCCAGGCGCAGATCTTGGCTGATGGTGGAACCATCATCCAAGAAACGCGCCACTGGCACGAAGACACTGGTGCAACCAGTGCCGGCCGCCCTAAGTCAGATGCAGATGATTACCGTTATTTCCCCGAGCCAGATCTCCTTCCCGTGGTTCCAGACCCTGCGCTGATTGAAGAATTACGCGCTGCACTTCCGGAAAAGCCAGCTGAACGTCGCCGTCGCCTCAAAGCAGAATGGGGCTTTACTGACCTTGAGTTCCAAGACGTAGTGAACTCTGGCTTGCTTAATGAAGTTTCCGAAACGGTTGCTGCCGGTGCCACAGCTCAGGCTGCACGTAAGTGGTGGACCGGTGAAATAGCTCGTTTGTCTAATGCTGCCGGCGAAGAGGGTATCGACATCACCCCTGCACAGGTAGCCGAATTGCAACAGCTGGTTGACGAAGGAACTCTCAACGACCGTTTAGCGCGTCAAGTGCTTGAAGCAGTCGCAGCTGGTGAAGGCTCGCCTCGCGACATCGTGGAAGCCAAGGGCCTTGCAGTGGTCAGCGATGATGGTGCTTTAATTGCCGCTATCGACGAAGCACTTTCCGCTCAGCCGGATGTCTTGGAAAAGATCAAGGATGGCAAGGTTCAAGCTGCCGGTGCTGTTATCGGTGCAGTCATGAAGGCAATGCAGGGTAAAGCGGATGCGGCACGCGTTCGTGAGCTCGTGCTTGAGCGGGCCGAAGCGCTCTAA
- the dinB gene encoding DNA polymerase IV, which translates to MFSGQPWHSVSLQGGTAPNILHIDMDAFFASVEVLDRPEVAGKPAVVAHDSPRSVVTSATYEARALGIRSAMALATAKRLCPDVIVLEPHFEKYRAYSKKVMSIFYDFTPVVEQLSIDEAFLDVSGAQKIFGTPEQIAQQIKDRVREETGLPCSVGVASTKFVAKLASTKSKPNGLLVIPEEETLAFLHPLPIEAIWGVGKKTAEVLHKRGLHTVSDIAQSPPASLISALGQAAGTHLYELSWARDPRPVTTERAEKSIGKEHTFTEDVTDTEKLKATLLFQADHVGAQLRKAQLEARTIGLKVTFSDFESLTRSRTLPEATSVGREIHKVVCELLDELKTGGRAIRLIGVRAASLVDPGSQPLSLWGDEGDAWKEAEIVMDQVGEKFGPDSVRPASFLRKIEPTRESGTPG; encoded by the coding sequence GTGTTCTCGGGGCAACCCTGGCATTCGGTCTCGCTTCAAGGTGGAACCGCGCCTAACATTCTTCACATCGACATGGACGCGTTCTTCGCGTCCGTGGAGGTATTGGATCGACCCGAGGTTGCCGGCAAACCGGCCGTTGTTGCTCACGATTCACCACGCTCGGTAGTGACAAGTGCAACGTATGAAGCTAGGGCTTTAGGTATTCGTTCGGCGATGGCGTTAGCCACAGCCAAGCGACTGTGTCCAGATGTCATTGTGTTAGAACCCCACTTTGAGAAGTATCGGGCGTATTCCAAGAAAGTGATGTCTATCTTCTATGACTTCACTCCCGTCGTTGAGCAGCTTTCTATCGACGAAGCATTTTTGGATGTCTCAGGTGCACAAAAAATTTTTGGCACACCAGAACAGATAGCCCAGCAGATAAAAGATCGTGTTCGTGAAGAGACGGGATTGCCCTGCTCTGTGGGGGTCGCGAGTACAAAGTTTGTCGCCAAACTGGCCTCAACAAAATCGAAACCTAACGGCTTGCTGGTTATCCCCGAAGAAGAAACTTTGGCATTTCTGCATCCCCTTCCCATTGAAGCAATCTGGGGTGTGGGTAAGAAAACAGCTGAAGTGCTGCACAAGCGAGGGTTACACACCGTTTCAGATATTGCCCAGTCGCCACCAGCAAGTTTGATTTCAGCTCTTGGCCAGGCTGCCGGAACTCACCTCTATGAATTGTCCTGGGCGCGGGATCCGCGCCCGGTGACAACGGAGCGCGCAGAAAAAAGCATTGGGAAGGAACACACCTTCACCGAAGATGTCACAGACACCGAAAAGCTCAAAGCCACACTGTTATTCCAAGCCGACCATGTTGGAGCCCAGCTGCGCAAAGCGCAGCTCGAGGCTCGAACAATCGGCTTGAAGGTCACCTTCTCAGACTTTGAATCACTCACTCGCAGTCGCACACTGCCAGAAGCCACCAGTGTTGGTAGAGAAATCCACAAAGTAGTGTGTGAACTTCTCGATGAACTGAAAACTGGTGGAAGAGCCATCCGTCTTATCGGTGTTCGCGCGGCATCTTTGGTTGATCCAGGTAGCCAACCACTGTCGTTGTGGGGGGACGAGGGAGACGCGTGGAAAGAAGCAGAGATTGTGATGGATCAGGTGGGCGAAAAGTTTGGCCCAGATAGTGTTCGTCCCGCCTCGTTCTTGCGTAAGATTGAACCAACACGGGAGTCCGGTACACCGGGCTGA
- a CDS encoding ECF transporter S component, whose translation MHATTVSKYRWRVVDIVVASVIGVASGIIFWAWGVAYGPLSAALSATPGFTALLGGGWLFAAVLGGLIIRKPGAAIYTELIAATVSALLGSQWGFGTLISGLVQGLGAEIVFALFLYAKWSVFTAVLAGAGAGVAMSINDLVVWYPGVDLGFQVTYVICGVISGAVIGGLMSWFIVRGLARAGALSRFAAGRTS comes from the coding sequence GTGCACGCAACAACTGTAAGTAAGTACCGCTGGCGCGTTGTCGATATCGTCGTCGCAAGTGTGATTGGTGTCGCATCCGGCATCATTTTCTGGGCCTGGGGTGTGGCATATGGGCCACTCTCGGCAGCACTGTCCGCCACACCCGGCTTCACTGCACTACTTGGCGGTGGGTGGCTGTTCGCCGCGGTCCTGGGCGGTTTGATAATCCGCAAACCTGGCGCCGCAATTTATACCGAACTCATTGCAGCAACCGTCTCAGCATTGTTGGGTAGCCAGTGGGGTTTTGGAACGCTCATCTCAGGTCTCGTTCAAGGCCTCGGTGCGGAGATTGTCTTTGCCCTATTCCTTTATGCCAAATGGTCTGTGTTCACAGCTGTTTTGGCTGGAGCTGGCGCAGGTGTCGCGATGAGTATCAATGACTTGGTTGTTTGGTACCCCGGTGTCGACCTCGGATTCCAGGTCACGTATGTCATCTGTGGAGTGATTTCTGGTGCCGTCATCGGTGGATTAATGTCCTGGTTTATTGTTCGAGGTTTAGCCAGGGCGGGGGCTCTGAGCAGATTCGCTGCAGGGCGAACAAGCTAG
- a CDS encoding ABC transporter ATP-binding protein, giving the protein MAILSAQEWGWQYAARSTPAMSNISCEITQGERVLLLGASGVGKSTLLRAFAGVLGEDEGTEQGSVLLNGMPPLNSRGHVGLVLQDPENQVILERVGDDVAFGCENLGIPREEIWQRVEAACDLVGLNVPLNHSTSALSGGQKQRLALAGVLAMQPDIIALDEPTANLDPAGALALKNALTKVVDATGATTVMVEHRVELWWDFATRIIVLGHNGVLWDGAPSELPQEKAIEFEKAGIWLPHVTQPTQLRGKAGEILLATHQLEVGYPGSTATLHVPNLEVHAGEVLAIMGPNGAGKTALALTLGGLIPAQLGKVVASEQLCGTARLSEPFHWRSRELLSRIGSVFQAPEHQFITATVREELSVGPRALKLPEVQVHTLVDSLMQRLHLSDLADVHPFTLSGGQQRRLSVGTALAAQPAVLILDEPTFGQDAATWLQMVELLSELRDEGHAIVAITHDEALVSALADRVVSVGGAHGLD; this is encoded by the coding sequence GTGGCAATTCTTTCAGCGCAGGAGTGGGGCTGGCAGTACGCTGCCCGCTCTACCCCTGCAATGAGCAATATTTCCTGTGAAATTACCCAAGGGGAGCGGGTGCTGCTCCTTGGCGCCTCTGGTGTGGGCAAAAGCACCCTGCTCAGAGCTTTCGCGGGTGTGCTTGGCGAGGATGAAGGAACTGAACAGGGTTCTGTCTTGCTCAATGGGATGCCCCCGCTAAATTCCAGAGGTCACGTTGGCCTCGTGTTACAAGATCCAGAGAACCAAGTCATTCTGGAACGCGTCGGTGACGACGTTGCTTTTGGTTGTGAAAATCTTGGCATTCCACGTGAAGAAATCTGGCAGAGAGTGGAAGCAGCCTGCGATCTCGTCGGGCTGAATGTTCCACTCAACCACTCAACTTCAGCACTATCTGGCGGTCAAAAACAGAGACTGGCGCTAGCGGGAGTGCTGGCAATGCAACCTGACATCATTGCCTTAGATGAGCCCACGGCAAATCTTGATCCGGCAGGAGCTCTCGCATTGAAGAATGCGTTGACCAAGGTCGTCGATGCTACCGGCGCAACCACTGTGATGGTTGAGCACCGTGTGGAGCTGTGGTGGGACTTTGCCACGCGCATTATTGTGCTGGGACACAACGGAGTGTTGTGGGATGGTGCGCCGTCAGAGTTACCCCAGGAGAAAGCTATTGAGTTCGAGAAGGCGGGTATTTGGCTCCCTCATGTGACTCAACCAACCCAGCTCAGAGGCAAAGCAGGGGAAATACTACTGGCTACGCACCAACTAGAAGTTGGATATCCCGGTTCAACTGCCACCCTTCACGTTCCCAACCTCGAGGTACATGCCGGTGAAGTCTTGGCGATCATGGGCCCCAATGGAGCAGGAAAAACAGCGCTTGCGCTGACGTTAGGTGGACTCATACCCGCGCAGTTAGGCAAGGTTGTTGCTTCTGAACAGCTTTGTGGAACTGCTCGTTTGTCAGAGCCTTTTCACTGGCGCTCCCGTGAACTCTTGAGTCGTATTGGCAGTGTCTTCCAGGCACCCGAACATCAATTTATTACAGCAACAGTTCGAGAGGAACTCTCGGTTGGGCCAAGGGCGCTGAAACTTCCTGAGGTCCAGGTACATACTCTCGTTGATTCGCTCATGCAACGGTTACATCTTTCAGATCTGGCGGATGTTCATCCCTTTACGCTCTCTGGTGGGCAACAGAGACGGCTATCTGTAGGTACCGCATTAGCAGCACAGCCCGCTGTGCTGATTTTGGACGAGCCTACCTTTGGCCAAGATGCCGCAACCTGGTTGCAGATGGTGGAGCTGCTGAGTGAGCTTCGTGATGAGGGCCATGCCATCGTTGCAATCACTCATGATGAGGCTCTTGTTTCTGCTCTGGCCGACCGGGTTGTGAGCGTAGGTGGTGCGCATGGCCTCGATTAA